In Pseudoalteromonas carrageenovora IAM 12662, the following proteins share a genomic window:
- a CDS encoding ABC transporter ATP-binding protein, with the protein MYRLFEKMTNAFPEEKPTQPPSTLFAFCRHYTKGMELSLVLMSISAALLAILEVSLFSYMGQLVDWLGTYTPQTLFVEQKSELIKMAVMLLVVLPIVVFFHSAILHQALLGNYPMSIRWSAHRYLLRQSVSFYQNEFAGRIATKVMQTSLAVREAVMKLLDVLMYIVVYFGAMVFLVAEADWRLMLPLLAWLVLYASIQIYFVPKLKKIASSQADARSEMTGRIVDSYTNISTIKLFSYTRREEQYAKQSMDVFLQPVYKQMRLVTSLNFAINTLNYLLVFSVAALSLYLWSLSAISAGAIAVAVSLSLRLNGMAQWIMWEISSLFENIGTATDGMKTLSNPIKVDDKPNATTLEITQGGIEFENVHFNYGKAANETNRGPVMNGLNLNIKPGEKIGLVGRSGAGKSTLVNLLLRFYDTDSGSIKIDGQKITDVSQESLRRYIAMVTQDTSLLHRSVKDNILYGRPNATHEEMLNAAKQAKALEFINDLVDSKGNKGFDAQVGERGVTLSGGQRQRIAIARVLLKNAPILILDEATSALDSEVEAAIQASLDDLMTGKTVIAIAHRLSTIAQMDRLIVLDNGGVVEQGSHDELIAQGGIYAGLWAHQTGGFIGVE; encoded by the coding sequence ATGTATCGATTATTTGAAAAAATGACCAACGCATTTCCTGAGGAAAAACCAACTCAGCCGCCCTCTACTCTATTTGCGTTTTGCCGCCATTACACCAAAGGCATGGAGCTATCGTTAGTGCTTATGTCTATCAGTGCAGCTCTTTTAGCTATATTAGAGGTATCACTATTTAGTTACATGGGCCAGCTAGTTGATTGGTTAGGCACATATACCCCGCAAACACTATTTGTAGAACAAAAGTCTGAGCTGATAAAAATGGCTGTTATGCTTTTAGTTGTACTGCCAATTGTTGTGTTTTTTCACTCTGCTATTTTGCACCAAGCATTATTGGGTAATTACCCAATGTCGATTCGCTGGTCGGCGCATCGTTATTTACTGCGTCAAAGTGTTAGCTTTTATCAAAATGAATTTGCAGGTCGCATTGCAACAAAAGTAATGCAAACTTCTTTAGCTGTTCGCGAAGCCGTCATGAAACTGCTTGATGTACTCATGTACATAGTGGTTTATTTTGGCGCTATGGTGTTTTTAGTTGCTGAAGCCGATTGGCGCTTAATGCTACCGTTACTTGCATGGCTTGTACTATATGCTTCTATACAGATTTATTTTGTACCAAAACTTAAAAAAATTGCTAGCTCTCAAGCCGACGCTCGATCAGAAATGACAGGGCGAATTGTCGATAGCTATACAAATATATCAACCATTAAGCTTTTTTCGTACACCCGACGCGAAGAGCAATATGCCAAACAAAGTATGGATGTATTTTTACAGCCCGTATATAAACAAATGCGCTTGGTAACCAGCCTTAACTTTGCAATAAATACCCTTAATTATTTATTAGTATTTAGTGTTGCCGCTTTATCACTTTATTTATGGTCACTTAGTGCAATTAGTGCCGGCGCTATTGCCGTAGCGGTTAGTTTGTCACTTAGATTAAACGGCATGGCGCAGTGGATAATGTGGGAAATAAGCAGCCTGTTCGAAAACATAGGCACCGCAACCGACGGCATGAAAACCCTTTCAAACCCAATTAAAGTAGACGACAAACCAAACGCCACTACACTTGAAATAACTCAAGGTGGCATTGAGTTTGAAAACGTGCACTTTAACTACGGAAAAGCCGCTAACGAGACAAACCGCGGCCCGGTAATGAACGGATTAAATCTCAACATAAAACCGGGTGAAAAAATAGGTTTAGTTGGGCGTTCTGGTGCTGGTAAATCTACGCTTGTTAACTTGCTACTGCGCTTTTACGATACCGACTCAGGCAGCATTAAAATTGATGGTCAAAAAATAACAGATGTAAGCCAAGAAAGCCTACGCCGTTATATAGCTATGGTAACGCAAGACACTTCCTTGCTGCATCGCTCGGTAAAAGACAACATTTTGTATGGGCGCCCTAACGCAACCCACGAGGAAATGTTAAATGCAGCCAAGCAAGCTAAAGCACTTGAATTTATAAACGATTTAGTAGATAGCAAAGGTAATAAAGGGTTTGACGCTCAGGTGGGCGAACGCGGTGTAACACTTTCGGGCGGTCAGCGCCAACGTATTGCCATAGCTCGCGTATTACTTAAAAACGCACCAATATTAATACTCGATGAGGCCACCAGCGCACTCGATTCAGAAGTAGAAGCAGCAATTCAAGCAAGCCTTGATGACTTAATGACGGGCAAAACGGTTATCGCAATTGCACATAGGCTTTCAACCATTGCACAAATGGATAGGTTGATTGTACTCGATAATGGTGGCGTAGTTGAGCAAGGCTCTCACGATGAATTAATTGCCCAAGGTGGAATCTATGCGGGCCTATGGGCACATCAAACAGGCGGATTTATTGGGGTGGAGTAA
- a CDS encoding endonuclease/exonuclease/phosphatase family protein has translation MFNYLAPPNAYYDFEKIYTAQQWARKQRWIIDYLTHHQPDIIGFQEVFSIDSLKELVGGQGYNYFAVVDTPEVIDDFIYKRPVVAIASKYPIIEVAAVEHDSDLAIELGLSSDFTFSRKVLRATLTLPHIGNTDCYVVHFKSKRPSIEVDEHNKELTPEKNIIEILKANVAGGWGSTIQRGSEATLLMIQMIARREATKQPMVLMGDFNNELSDGVLSHLLTSTLRFAPAFDAKTYLVKYCLNDSWDLYKKAELNRINAVNLNSTDTPDNDHSDCIVKSTENVNVEAQLIRKPTHYYGASSSVLDYILLSCEFDTGYDDSFFELSGYHTYDRHLINPEYERDDLTTDHGVVLVTLKLRS, from the coding sequence TTGTTTAATTATCTTGCACCGCCTAATGCGTATTATGATTTCGAAAAAATTTATACCGCGCAGCAATGGGCTAGGAAACAGCGTTGGATTATTGATTACTTAACACATCACCAGCCCGATATAATTGGCTTTCAGGAAGTCTTTAGCATTGATTCTTTAAAAGAGTTAGTCGGCGGGCAAGGTTATAATTACTTTGCAGTAGTTGATACGCCAGAAGTGATTGATGACTTTATTTATAAACGCCCTGTGGTGGCTATTGCCTCTAAATACCCAATTATTGAAGTGGCTGCGGTTGAGCACGATAGCGACCTTGCAATTGAGCTTGGTCTTAGTAGTGATTTTACATTTAGTCGCAAAGTACTAAGAGCAACCCTAACGCTTCCGCATATAGGCAATACCGATTGTTATGTGGTGCATTTTAAATCTAAGCGCCCATCCATTGAAGTTGATGAACATAATAAAGAGCTAACGCCCGAGAAAAATATAATCGAAATATTAAAAGCGAATGTAGCGGGCGGGTGGGGCTCAACTATTCAGCGTGGCAGCGAAGCCACACTATTAATGATACAAATGATTGCCCGTCGTGAAGCTACGAAGCAACCCATGGTATTAATGGGAGATTTTAACAACGAGCTATCTGATGGTGTACTTAGCCACTTACTTACAAGTACGCTGCGTTTTGCCCCCGCATTTGATGCAAAAACCTACCTTGTGAAATACTGCTTGAATGACTCGTGGGATTTATATAAAAAAGCAGAGCTTAACCGAATTAACGCAGTAAACTTAAATAGCACTGATACACCCGACAATGACCACTCTGATTGCATAGTTAAAAGCACTGAAAATGTAAATGTTGAAGCTCAGCTAATTAGGAAACCAACCCATTACTATGGTGCGAGTAGTTCGGTACTTGATTACATTTTGCTCTCGTGTGAGTTTGATACCGGCTACGATGACAGTTTTTTTGAGTTAAGCGGCTACCATACCTACGATAGGCATTTAATAAATCCCGAGTATGAGCGTGATGATTTAACTACCGACCATGGTGTAGTACTTGTAACGCTTAAACTAAGAAGTTAA
- a CDS encoding GFA family protein codes for MYTGTCLCGEVRVEISGSICSIIHCHCSLCRKNSGTAFATNGFVNTSEFSVTKGANKLSEFNFKPGRARFFCKCCGSPIYSANSDDKSRVRIRLGLIDSEITEQVVSHNFVTSKANWEQLETSLPCYEQHEPGR; via the coding sequence ATGTACACTGGTACTTGTTTATGTGGCGAAGTAAGGGTTGAAATATCAGGAAGTATTTGCAGTATTATCCATTGTCATTGTTCGCTTTGTCGAAAAAACAGCGGTACTGCATTTGCTACTAATGGCTTTGTAAATACGTCTGAATTTAGTGTTACTAAGGGCGCAAATAAACTTAGTGAATTTAATTTTAAACCAGGGCGAGCACGATTTTTTTGTAAGTGCTGTGGTTCACCAATTTACAGTGCTAACAGCGATGATAAAAGCCGGGTAAGAATTCGTTTAGGCCTAATTGATTCAGAGATTACCGAGCAAGTGGTGTCACATAACTTTGTTACATCTAAAGCAAACTGGGAGCAATTAGAAACAAGCCTGCCATGTTATGAGCAACACGAGCCAGGAAGATAG
- a CDS encoding tetratricopeptide repeat-containing diguanylate cyclase, which yields MLSGVGAQEITPYSSSNESNSGLLKRAELLLDTDVITSIELSKKLLSKAQSANDVLLAAKLHNLLGKAYKKNNNAKKSLHHYLQSSQNYRTLNDARNQIKASINYVKILLDDKRYDELASSIETLLPTTLVYDDAFLIAQVLIIKADSFYKQKQYNVANTHYTSVLKYLTNKNVEIQKQLGETYKKLAQSHKRLKNREQTAHFYKKALDVYTSLGDLKLMARTLNTLAEAQRYLDNLVVALGYSNQAIEIHRKIDDPDGLAKALLGAGIIYRHINLYEKSLEHINEAYIYYKKIDNALGIAKAANQMGLIYTRLRQFDQAEIFYQITIDLPKRMVEEKTLASALREMAVIKLESDDLKAAMQFAKRAYATYKTKNLTSYISTTARIIANIYRAQGNKDQALEYYRESLSFAKKTGSKLYEIKSLTALAATLVGIDTNEAITLLKRSLALSTQIDDKLHMLYAYREIRIAEKLRGHISESLRYAEEEIALTEIIQNERDEDKLALEKAHLHSYKMEMELEMLREKEKLYQLELAKKNNEIEISGQARVISELELSKNKYASIALAFLLAACLTIVLLVYRSFIASKKRNEELDYLAARDPLTNCYNRRILFEVMNRDFLDLPQIDEYCILMVDIDHFKAVNDTYGHSIGDTVLIGVAKLLQANVRAGDSVARFGGEEFCIILPNTTKEQAIRIAEALRIKVEKAMFDEIPVTCSFGVTSIKFSARTPSELIEQADLALYEAKSLGRNQVILWDSSFEDFKLFRSE from the coding sequence ATGTTAAGTGGTGTTGGGGCACAAGAAATTACCCCATATAGCTCAAGTAACGAATCTAATAGTGGGTTGCTAAAAAGAGCGGAGTTACTTTTAGATACTGATGTAATAACAAGTATCGAACTCAGTAAAAAATTACTGTCAAAAGCTCAAAGCGCTAATGATGTGTTGTTAGCAGCAAAACTGCATAACTTATTAGGCAAAGCGTATAAAAAGAATAACAATGCTAAAAAATCACTCCATCACTATTTACAATCTTCTCAAAACTACCGAACACTAAATGATGCGCGTAACCAAATAAAGGCATCAATTAATTATGTAAAGATATTACTCGACGATAAACGCTACGATGAACTTGCCAGCAGTATTGAAACTCTACTCCCGACAACTCTTGTATATGATGATGCGTTTTTAATTGCGCAGGTGCTTATTATTAAAGCTGATTCTTTTTATAAACAAAAGCAATACAACGTTGCCAATACTCACTACACATCAGTACTAAAGTATCTAACTAACAAAAACGTAGAAATACAAAAGCAGCTTGGAGAAACATACAAAAAGTTAGCCCAATCGCATAAGCGCCTAAAAAATAGAGAGCAAACGGCTCATTTTTATAAAAAAGCGTTAGATGTTTACACTAGTTTAGGTGATTTAAAGTTAATGGCTCGCACTCTAAATACGTTAGCAGAAGCGCAGCGATATTTAGACAACCTCGTTGTAGCTCTTGGCTATTCTAATCAGGCGATAGAAATACATAGAAAAATTGATGACCCTGATGGTTTAGCCAAAGCATTGCTTGGGGCAGGTATTATTTATCGGCATATTAATCTTTATGAAAAATCGCTTGAGCATATTAATGAGGCATATATATATTATAAAAAAATCGATAATGCGCTTGGTATTGCTAAAGCAGCTAACCAAATGGGGTTGATATACACTCGTTTAAGGCAATTTGATCAGGCAGAAATTTTTTATCAAATAACCATCGATTTGCCCAAAAGAATGGTCGAAGAAAAAACACTGGCATCAGCCTTAAGAGAAATGGCTGTTATAAAGTTAGAATCTGATGATTTAAAAGCAGCGATGCAATTTGCAAAAAGGGCGTACGCAACTTATAAAACAAAAAACCTAACGTCGTACATTTCTACAACAGCGCGGATTATAGCTAATATTTATCGCGCGCAAGGTAACAAAGACCAGGCATTAGAGTATTACAGAGAGTCATTATCGTTTGCTAAAAAAACGGGTAGTAAGCTTTATGAAATAAAGTCGCTAACAGCGCTTGCTGCGACTTTAGTAGGTATTGATACAAATGAAGCTATTACATTGCTAAAAAGATCACTCGCTTTATCAACCCAAATAGATGATAAATTACATATGCTATACGCTTACCGTGAGATCCGTATAGCTGAAAAACTGCGTGGGCATATAAGTGAATCGCTGCGTTACGCAGAAGAAGAAATAGCGCTAACCGAAATTATTCAAAACGAAAGAGACGAAGATAAACTAGCGCTTGAAAAAGCCCATTTGCATTCTTACAAAATGGAAATGGAACTGGAGATGCTAAGAGAAAAAGAAAAGCTATATCAATTAGAGCTTGCTAAGAAAAACAATGAAATTGAAATTTCTGGCCAAGCAAGAGTTATATCTGAGTTAGAGCTTTCGAAAAACAAATATGCAAGTATTGCGCTTGCTTTTTTATTAGCCGCTTGCTTAACAATTGTTTTATTGGTTTATCGAAGTTTTATTGCGTCTAAAAAGCGTAATGAAGAGCTGGACTATTTGGCAGCGAGAGACCCTTTAACTAATTGTTATAATCGTCGTATTTTATTTGAAGTTATGAATCGGGATTTTTTAGATTTACCTCAGATTGATGAATACTGTATTTTAATGGTTGATATTGATCATTTTAAAGCAGTTAATGACACCTATGGCCACAGCATTGGTGACACAGTCCTCATTGGCGTTGCAAAGCTTTTACAAGCAAATGTTCGTGCTGGTGATAGTGTGGCTCGTTTTGGTGGGGAAGAGTTTTGTATTATTTTACCTAATACCACTAAAGAGCAAGCAATACGTATTGCAGAAGCCCTTCGTATTAAAGTAGAAAAAGCGATGTTTGATGAAATTCCTGTTACCTGCAGTTTTGGTGTTACGTCTATTAAGTTCAGCGCAAGAACACCTTCTGAATTGATTGAACAAGCTGACTTGGCGCTTTATGAAGCAAAATCATTAGGACGAAATCAAGTAATTTTATGGGATTCGTCTTTTGAAGATTTTAAGCTTTTCAGATCTGAGTAA
- a CDS encoding MAPEG family protein codes for MTEVALSAYSAFYLYLIMLLVQWAVATFSKAKEPNAVPGKISDDLSHDSFIFRAHRTFHNTLENSALFIGTVLFAFVINYQSPIFAMCVWVYVIARLIHMALYYVIATEKNPSPRSYFFLIGVLANVVMLVMIGLRLIA; via the coding sequence ATGACTGAAGTTGCACTTTCGGCCTATTCGGCTTTTTACCTATACTTAATTATGTTGCTTGTGCAATGGGCGGTGGCTACATTTAGCAAAGCTAAAGAGCCCAATGCGGTACCAGGTAAAATAAGCGATGATTTATCTCACGACAGCTTTATTTTTAGAGCGCATCGTACATTTCATAATACACTTGAAAACAGTGCGTTATTTATAGGTACTGTGTTATTTGCGTTTGTGATTAATTACCAAAGCCCTATATTTGCTATGTGTGTTTGGGTATATGTAATAGCACGCTTAATTCACATGGCGCTTTATTACGTTATAGCAACTGAGAAAAACCCAAGCCCGCGTTCTTACTTCTTTTTGATAGGTGTGCTGGCAAACGTGGTTATGCTAGTCATGATTGGTTTAAGATTAATTGCATAA
- a CDS encoding peptidase U32 family protein — protein MSRKIELLAPGGDVNAVKAAIVAGANAVYCGLDTFNARNRASNLSFDELNGALRLAHEYGCEIFLTLNVVILEHEMGALFKLLNQLVNTTLDGIIVQDLGLFNIVKKHFPTLHIHASTQLTTHNESQIEFLARIGATRVNLSRELNLNEIKILTDVAHKCDVLTEVFVHGALCIAFSGQCYSSSVSVGNSGNRGRCSQACRDEYEPTAMGNKHPLNLKDNSAYFDLPQLVAAGVDSLKVEGRIKGANYVHTVVDSWRKQIDTFVQTGNLIEDDSSLYKVFNRNFTNKFLQGDMTKNMFTDNPRDHSFDHANEKSNAISVVQIYDAQQELAAEKNDIDLLVKNKTACLDISKRELRFEFSGQLNQPFTVTLIINDKHDNTLAEQSTLQPQRFEVKSQMMMQAADKSIVDIAAIDKRFKTFSNANFEIMNMDYSKLGSNLSIPFKELARIKKQVAFLLNEGKYVIAPVELPKLVNHPKANNDITLSVLISDIKDVHLCDLTKGDVYFKLPESFRTDNDKYINVFLEHPQLIPWFPAVLIGKDFDEAVRLLEVAKPKLIISNNTGVAYKAVQVGIEWIAGPLLNTTNSYALLTLQEDLNAKGAFISNEINKPQMRNIKRPNNFKMLYSIYHPILMMTSRQCFFQQTVGCKKPRIDASCMLSCKKETTVTNVKGISFAIDKQKGGYPSIYNHEQFLNMDIVSDFADKFDEFMIDLTDIGSGSKEKLDKAELLAYFQNLISGQTHAVEHLNSMVKVQTRQQYVEGLNS, from the coding sequence ATGAGCAGAAAGATCGAACTATTAGCCCCAGGCGGTGATGTAAACGCGGTTAAAGCCGCCATTGTAGCCGGTGCTAATGCGGTTTATTGCGGGTTAGATACCTTTAATGCACGTAACCGCGCATCTAATCTTTCGTTTGATGAGCTTAACGGCGCACTTCGCTTAGCCCATGAATATGGCTGTGAAATATTTTTAACGCTAAATGTTGTTATATTAGAGCACGAAATGGGTGCCCTATTTAAACTACTAAACCAGCTAGTAAATACAACCCTCGATGGCATTATTGTGCAAGATTTAGGGCTGTTTAATATTGTTAAAAAGCACTTTCCTACTTTGCATATCCATGCATCAACTCAGTTAACGACACATAACGAATCGCAAATTGAATTTTTAGCGCGCATTGGCGCTACACGTGTAAATTTATCGCGCGAGCTTAACTTAAATGAAATTAAAATACTGACCGATGTAGCACACAAGTGCGATGTATTAACCGAAGTATTTGTACACGGCGCATTATGTATTGCGTTTTCGGGGCAATGTTATTCAAGCTCTGTAAGTGTAGGCAACTCAGGTAATCGTGGGCGCTGCTCGCAGGCATGTCGCGATGAATACGAGCCAACAGCCATGGGTAACAAACACCCACTTAACTTAAAAGACAACTCAGCCTATTTTGATTTACCACAGCTTGTAGCTGCAGGTGTTGACTCGTTAAAAGTAGAGGGCCGTATTAAAGGCGCTAACTACGTACATACCGTAGTTGATAGCTGGCGTAAACAAATAGACACCTTTGTACAAACCGGTAATTTAATTGAAGACGATTCAAGCTTATACAAAGTATTTAACCGTAACTTTACTAATAAGTTTTTACAAGGTGACATGACCAAAAACATGTTTACCGATAATCCGCGCGATCACAGTTTTGATCACGCAAACGAAAAAAGTAACGCTATTTCTGTTGTACAAATTTACGATGCGCAACAAGAGCTCGCAGCTGAAAAAAACGATATAGACTTACTTGTTAAAAACAAAACTGCCTGTTTAGATATTTCTAAACGTGAGCTACGTTTTGAGTTTAGCGGACAATTAAATCAGCCATTTACAGTAACACTCATAATAAACGATAAGCACGACAACACCCTAGCAGAGCAAAGCACTTTGCAACCTCAACGCTTTGAAGTGAAATCGCAAATGATGATGCAAGCCGCTGATAAATCAATTGTTGATATTGCTGCCATTGATAAGCGCTTTAAAACCTTTAGTAATGCCAATTTTGAAATTATGAATATGGATTACTCAAAGCTTGGTAGCAACTTAAGTATTCCGTTTAAAGAGCTTGCCCGTATTAAAAAGCAAGTAGCGTTTTTATTAAACGAAGGTAAGTACGTAATAGCACCAGTAGAATTACCAAAACTCGTTAACCACCCTAAAGCCAATAACGACATAACGCTGTCTGTTTTAATATCGGACATAAAAGACGTTCATTTATGCGATTTAACAAAGGGCGATGTTTACTTTAAATTACCTGAAAGCTTTAGGACCGATAACGATAAATACATAAATGTATTTTTAGAGCACCCACAGTTAATTCCGTGGTTTCCGGCTGTGCTAATTGGTAAAGATTTTGACGAAGCTGTGCGTTTACTAGAAGTGGCAAAACCTAAACTTATAATTAGTAACAACACAGGCGTGGCGTATAAAGCTGTGCAAGTGGGTATTGAGTGGATAGCAGGTCCACTTCTTAATACAACAAACTCTTATGCGTTACTTACGCTACAAGAAGATTTAAACGCCAAAGGCGCCTTTATTTCCAACGAAATAAACAAACCACAAATGCGTAACATTAAACGCCCTAATAACTTTAAAATGTTGTACAGCATTTATCACCCAATACTTATGATGACCAGCCGCCAGTGCTTTTTCCAGCAAACCGTTGGCTGTAAAAAACCACGTATTGACGCAAGTTGTATGCTCAGTTGTAAAAAAGAAACCACCGTTACTAATGTAAAAGGCATTAGCTTTGCCATTGATAAACAAAAAGGCGGCTATCCGAGTATATATAATCACGAGCAATTTTTAAATATGGATATTGTGAGCGACTTTGCCGATAAGTTTGACGAGTTTATGATTGATTTAACCGATATAGGCTCAGGCTCAAAAGAAAAACTCGATAAAGCCGAGTTACTCGCGTACTTTCAAAACTTAATTAGCGGGCAAACACACGCGGTTGAACACTTAAATAGCATGGTTAAAGTACAAACCCGCCAGCAATATGTTGAAGGCCTAAATAGCTAA